TTAAACTGTATGTATATTCGATTTTAAAACTCAGTTTCCAGAAAACCGGAATTTCCGGTTTGTGTTTACTGCTTCTTTCTGAATTTGATCAAAGTCAACccgtacaaaaaaaaattcttaaacaaGTCTTAAAAATAGCAAAAGTAGTTGTCATTTACGAAGTTGAGGGGTTCATATGTAAACAAATCAAACTTTGGGGGACTGAAAGAGCAAATTTCGGTTTAAAAGTAGTCGCACAGGCAAAGTTCAATTTGTATTACGATTTAGAGGGAGGgaggaagaagaatcagatcgGAGAAAATGACAATGACGACGTCGATGATACAGAGGCTGTTCACGCAAGGCACCAAGATCGTCTGCGTCGGGCGTAACTACGCCGCTCACGCCAAAGAACTAGGCAACGCCGTTCCCAAGGTATTGCAGATCTCTTTGTAATCCAATCGGATATGCATTGCGTTTACAAACCTTAAATTGGATATCTCTGATGTTGATTTTTTTGATGGAAACAGGAACCAGTTATATTCTTAAAGCCGACGTCATCATACTTAGAGAACGGAGGAACGATTGAGATTCCACATCCTCTAGAATCACTCCATCATGAGGTGGAGCTCGCTGTAGTGATGGGAGAGAAGGCTAGAGATGTACCCGAGGCAACCGCCATGGATTACATTGGAGGTACTACTGTCATCTTTAGTTTTGCTTTCTCTCAATTGTACATATGtacttacatttttttatttttttaattcttggCTTTTAAGGATATGCGGTTGCTCTTGATATGACTGCTAGGGAACTCCAAGCTACTGCCAAGGTAGTACAAACCCGATTTCACTTCTATATCAACCCCCTCTTGTTACCTTGTTTCTTTACTTGAACCTTGATGATACAACTCACTCTTTAATGAATTGCCCTTGATTGAGAGTTTTTGGATCATGACTTAGGCTTTTAAGACTGATCCAACCACCCATTTCCATGGATGTGTGGTTTTTGCATATTcacagattcttttttttttttttacaagaaGATAGCTAATATGTTGTTTTTGAGCTTAAGTATTCATTGTGTTTAAATTCTTGTCTCTTTAGGCATCTGGTCTCCCTTGGACTCTTGCTAAAGGACAGGATACTTTCACTCCAATAAGCTCTGTTGTAAGTATTCTCTTCTGAAACCTAGATGATTATCCTGATATTATCTagattatatgaaaaaaaaatgctacTTTCTGTTTCTGGAATGGACCCATTTCTTCCCTATGCGGTTAGGGTTCTCGCCTAAAATTAATTTCTCAAGCCTACTGTGGTGGTTGTATATCTAGTTGAGACTAGGAAAGTCTCACCACGCAGTAGTTTGAGTTTTATTGCTTTAACAGCCAACCTGACATGAAGTCATATGCCTATCTTGCTTGGAATCAAAACTCTTTTTCCTCTCCTAGTttcagtttttgtttctcttgtcGTGTTTCAGCTGCCAAAGGCGATGGTGCATGATCCTGATAACCTAGAACTTTGGCTGAAGGTTTGTCTTCCCCCACCCACTCTCTTTGTCCTGTCGACGCTTTAAAAAGTTGATTCCCTCAATCTGCAACGACCAAACTGAATCCATTTTGTGATGTCAGGTTGATGGTGAAACAAGACAGAAGGGTTTGACAAAAGATATGATCTTCAAGGTTCCGTACCTCATCAGCTACATAAGCTCTATAATGACTCTCTACGAAGGAGATGTCATCTTGACAGGTATTTTCTTTGCAATGTGTTCCGTGTTTAAAAACATTCAGAGCCAACCCTAAAAAACTTATGACACAATGCATTCAAATTATTTATAGGTACGCCAGAAGGTGTTGGACCTGTAAAGATAGGACAGAAGATAACCGCAGGGATCACTGGTCTATCTGAAGTTCAGTTCGATGTTGATAGGCGTCTAAAGCCTTTGAGttaattgttttgtttgtgtttcaTATAATactattaataaaaatgttaagctTTTGATTTACGTAATAAACCGTGTGtaattttcttcatttattgtATTTCCTTGCACTTGAGATTGAGAAAGGAGAATAGAAAGTTAGAAACTAGAACTCTCAATAATGCAAAGTCAAACAAATATGTTTTCGATATTTTAAGTAACTATCTTATCTAATTTTGAATTTCTCAtctgtattttatttattattttaataatataacattaGGATTTAGCTTTGTTTCTTGTTGTACTAGAGTTCATCAGGATTTAAGAGTTCTTTGAAAGATTTAATTATGATTTAGGAGGGTGTAATgagattgaaattttttatttttccaaacAATTCAAAATCTACGATAAATTATGATAGTTTCTTTCTCAGAAAATGAGTAGTctaacaacttaaaaaaaaaaaagattcgtATATATCAGAAAAGAATTTAAAATGctgttttctttgttcttttgtgGTCTACTTGTACATTTTAATATGACGTTAAAGAGACTTCGTAGTGGTTCAAacagaaaaaaggaaaatttgtaGGAAAGTGTCTTCGCAGACCAGAGTCAACCGGAGAAGGAAGAGTATTGATTGATATCAGAGAGGAGAAAATGGCGACGTCGAAGATAGAGAGGCAGTTCAAGCAAGGCACCAAGATCGTCGGCGTCAGTCGCAACTACGCCGCTCATGTCAACGCCCTTCCCAAGGTATGCAGATTCTCTCTTTCGATCACAATCGTATGCGGTTACAAACCCTAAATATCGATCTCGAATCAAAACAACAGGAACCAGTTATATTCTTAAAGCCAACTTCATCATACTTGGAGAACGGAGGAACGATTGAGATCCCACATCCTCTGGATTCACTTTATCATGAGGTGGAGCTTGCTGTAGTGATCGCAAAGAAGGCTAGAGATGTACCCGAGTCAACCGCCATGGAATACGTTGGAGGTAAGTACTGTTTTCATTCTCTTAGCTGTCTAGTATATAGATATACCATCTCTGCTTACAGTTAGTTTTTTGCTGTTTCTTAAGGATATGCGGTTGCTCTTGATATGTCCGCTAGGGAAATCCAAGCTTCCGCCAAGGTAGTACAAACCCCCATCCATCGCTCTTGTTAGCTTTGTTTCTTGTTGTACTCTTCTGTTGGGATGTCAAATGGGGATGGGCGTTTTTTAGCTGGACGTTTTTGGGCGAAGCCCACCATGACCAGTTGGGTTACCCATTAGACCCTGACGCCTATTTAATCTAAATAgtctaattttgtatttatggggaaaatataattttactgtttttatggaaattttaattttgcaaTTTTGACATAACGCAATTGACAAAAATAAACTTGATTTTACAATTTTTGCGAGAATAAATTCTATGATTGagagttttatttttgtgtatttgGATCATGATTTAGGCTTTTAAGACTGATTCAACCACCATTTCCATGGAtatgttgtttaaaattattttctctttaggcATCTGGTCTCCCTTGGACTCTTGGCAAAGGACAGGATACTTTCACACCAATAGGCTCTGTTGTAAGTATTCTTCTGTAACctatatgcatatataaattatataaatgctACTTTTTGTTTTATGTCGTGATTTTATATCTAGTTGAGACAAAAAAAGTCTCAAAGTGCAGGATGTTTATTGCTTTGACAGCCAACTTGACATGAAATCTTATGTATGTTTTGCATCTCCTAGTCTCAGTTTTGTTTCTCTTGTTGTGTTTCAGCTGCCAAAGGCGATGGTGCACGATCCCGATAATCTGGAACTTTGGCTGAAGGTTTGTCTTCCCCCATTCTCTTTGTCCTGTTGTCGCTTAAAAAATTTGTCTTCAAGGTCTAAACTAAATCCATTTTGTGATATAAGGTTGATGGTGAAACAAGACAAAAGGGTTTAACAAAAGATATGATCTTCAAGGTCCCGTACCTTATCAGCTACATAAGTTCTTTCATGACTCTCTACGAAGGAGATGTCATCTTGACAGGTATTTACTTACATTTTTCTGTGTGTTTCCATGTTAAAAAAACTTATGAGCCAATGCATTCAAATTATAGGTACACCAGAAGGTGTTGGACCTGTAAAGATAGGTCAGAAGATAACCGCAGGGATCACTGGTCTATCTGAAGTTCAGTTCGATGTTGATAGGCGTGTAAAACCTCTGAGCTAAGTGTTTTCACATGCTTCATGTAATTAGAAAAATGTCAATCTTTTGTGGTAATAAACAATAATGTATTTCCTTGACTTAAGAAGGGAGAATATAAGCTAAAACACCAATAGTTATCTTGTTAACTATTGAAGTTATAACCCGGGTGAATGATCTGTTTCTCCACGAAAGCTGTTATATAGCATCAGATCCCCATCAAACTATGGCTTTGTGCCAGACCTAAGTCATCATCTCATATATCCTTATGCAAAGGAAAACAAATCCACTATATCCTTCGTCAATCTCAATACACTTCATCATTTATTGAAAACGTAAAACCCGATTTTACCCCTGTCTATTTTTtcgaattattattttaaaattgttttaaaattttttagaatttaatttttttagaaattttaaaaaattaaaatttaaaaattcaaaatttcattttttcgatttttcaattttttaattcaCACGTATTACTGATCCGCTAATGTTACCGAGGTAGTTGTGCCGAGTTCTACCAGTTCTACTGAGGTAGTTGTATCAgtttgtactagttatactaatGTAGTTGTACCGAGTTCTACTAGTTTTGTCTTGAGTTTTACTAGTTTTACTGAGTTAGTTGTACCATGTTTTACTAGTTTTACTTAGTTAGTGGTACCGAGTTTTACTAGTTTTACTGAGATGGTTATACCGAGTATTCCTAGTTCTATTGAGTTAGTTGTACCGAGTTCTACTGAATTTCagatctaaaaaataaaaatataagaaacgaTAGACCCAAATTCTACAGTTCCACCAAATACAAAGTTATTTCAAACTAGTGGTttgcccgccctacgggcgggatgagGGCGGGATGTTGTTTCAGTTATTTATGTGttgtattttattgtatttttaatatagcTCATTTTTCTTGTGTTAAAAACTAAATCAAGTTGGTTTATAATAGTTAATTTGTTCTATTACAATATGGTAGTTTTTTGCAACTTCTAAGTTGTGTTTTTGTGTGCTTACGGATAAAATATGTggatgttttgtttttatttcattttctgtACATTGATTTTAGAGAGTTTGAAAAATAAGCAAGGTTTGATCTTCTCataattaatgtattattttttacataagaGTAGTTTGAAACATTTTGTACTAATggtttttaatttgatttgaagttattttgatataataatcaaatatatgatTTAGCTATTAATCCTTTTCGCATCACTGTTttgaaattaagaaaaatgaGTAAaacctaaatatttttt
The sequence above is drawn from the Brassica napus cultivar Da-Ae chromosome A8, Da-Ae, whole genome shotgun sequence genome and encodes:
- the LOC106359591 gene encoding probable acylpyruvase FAHD1, mitochondrial — its product is MATSKIERQFKQGTKIVGVSRNYAAHVNALPKEPVIFLKPTSSYLENGGTIEIPHPLDSLYHEVELAVVIAKKARDVPESTAMEYVGGYAVALDMSAREIQASAKASGLPWTLGKGQDTFTPIGSVLPKAMVHDPDNLELWLKVDGETRQKGLTKDMIFKVPYLISYISSFMTLYEGDVILTGTPEGVGPVKIGQKITAGITGLSEVQFDVDRRVKPLS
- the LOC106360642 gene encoding probable acylpyruvase FAHD1, mitochondrial, translating into MTMTTSMIQRLFTQGTKIVCVGRNYAAHAKELGNAVPKEPVIFLKPTSSYLENGGTIEIPHPLESLHHEVELAVVMGEKARDVPEATAMDYIGGYAVALDMTARELQATAKASGLPWTLAKGQDTFTPISSVLPKAMVHDPDNLELWLKVDGETRQKGLTKDMIFKVPYLISYISSIMTLYEGDVILTGTPEGVGPVKIGQKITAGITGLSEVQFDVDRRLKPLS